Proteins encoded by one window of Arachis ipaensis cultivar K30076 chromosome B04, Araip1.1, whole genome shotgun sequence:
- the LOC107639456 gene encoding rop guanine nucleotide exchange factor 7: MDSTRTQHQHPKKKKKHCAPLLTLTTTSTNPNNPFSILLFYFAKSLRALCFNRIHCCTHALVITNTLIYASSSMEPVTSNEASQKGNKESFAHLIEDTDNKARESTSTPSSSSSSSSEFLSSSTNAHDAEEQEKSPSSTEESSSSSVPSMGWPVKEIAALNLENQDGKNKKHLGNGEFEKQESVSEIEMMKERFAKLLLGEDMSGCGNGVPTALAISNAITNLCATLFGQLWRLEPLRPEKKAMWRREMEWLLSVSDHIVELIPTWQTFADGNKLEVMTCRPRSDLYVNLPALRKLDNMLLEILDSFVNTEFWYVDQGVLSPDADGVSSFRQALQRQEEKWWLPVPRVPPCGLNDNSRKQLQHKRDCSNQILKAAMAINSITLAEMDIPESYLESLPKNARVSLGDVIYRYITSDHFSPECLLACLDLTSEHQAIEIANRAEASMYIWRKRINTKPANNITTSGRTSSRTSWEMVKDLMVDGDKRELFSERAESLLLSLKQRFPGLPQTALDMSKIQYNKDVGKAILESYSRVLESLAFNMVARIDDVLYVDDLTKHSGQFTSHTKVGVITHKNISVPCSMPVPGTPYKSAFGSPSLSPAQGISSLRGGKSPLLPSSSSSNTNSPHRRVGVKKSLTDFLSIDTKGKGYESSNEKVASDEVAAFETDVESSDFTEEAVSPNMLQKAWLE, translated from the exons ATGGATAGTACTCGCACCCAACACCAGCatccaaagaagaagaagaagcactgtGCCCCTTTGCTTACTCTTACAACAACTTCCACTAATCCAAACAACCCTTTCTCCATTCTTCTCTTCTATTTCGCCAAGTCCCTCAGAGCCCTGTGCTTCAACAGGATTCACTGCTGCACTCATGCTTTAGTCATAACCAACACTCTCATCTATGCTTCTTCTTCAATGGAGCCTGTGACCTCCAATGAAGCTTCTCAGAAGGGAAACAAAGAGAGCTTTGCTCATTTGATTGAAGACACTGATAATAAGGCTCGTGAGAGCACAAgcacaccttcttcttcttcttcttcaagctcAGAGTTCCTTTCATCTTCGACCAATGCCCATGATgcagaagaacaagaaaagagTCCAAGTAGCACTGAGGAATCTTCATCTTCTTCGGTACCTTCAATGGGGTGGCCGGTTAAGGAAATTGCTGCATTGAACTTGGAGAATCAAGATGGTAAGAACAAGAAGCActtggggaatggggaatttgaGAAACAAGAATCAGTATCAG AGATTGAGATGATGAAGGAAAGGTTTGCAAAATTGTTACTTGGAGAAGATATGTCAGGTTGTGGAAATGGAGTCCCTACAGCATTGGCTATATCAAATGCCATAACTAATCTTTGTG CTACCTTGTTCGGGCAACTTTGGAGGCTAGAACCCTTGCGTCCGGAGAAGAAAGCAATGTGGCGAAGAGAGATGGAATGGCTTCTATCTGTTAGTGATCACATAGTTGAGCTGATTCCTACTTGGCAAACCTTTGCAGATGGAAACAAACTTGAG GTCATGACTTGTCGACCGCGCTCAGATCTTTATGTCAATCTTCCTGCCCTGCGTAAATTAGATAACATGCTTCTT GAAATTCTTGACAGTTTTGTCAACACAGAGTTTTGGTATGTAGACCAAGGCGTTCTATCCCCAGATGCAGACGGTGTATCTTCTTTTCGACAAGCCCTTCAGCGACAGGAGGAGAAATGGTGGCTTCCCGTGCCAAGAGTCCCTCCTTGTGGCCTTAATGATAATTCAAGGAAGCAGCTGCAGCACAAGCGTGATTGCTCGAACCAAATACTGAAAGCTGCAATGGCCATTAATAGCATTACTTTAGCCGAAATGGACATCCCTGAGTCTTATTTGGAATCTCTTCCAAAG AATGCTAGAGTCAGCTTGGGCGATGTGATTTATCGTTACATCACCTCAGATCATTTTTCTCCCGAGTGTTTGCTGGCATGCCTTGATTTAACTTCTGAGCATCAAGCCATAGAGATCGCGAACCGAGCGGAGGCTTCCATGTACATTTGGCGAAAAAGGATCAACACAAAGCCTGCCAATAACATCACTACCAGTGGCAGAACTAGTTCAAGAACATCATGGGAAATGGTCAAGGATCTGATGGTTGATGGAGACAAAAGGGAATTGTTCTCAGAGAGAGCAGAAAGCCTTCTGCTTTCTCTAAAGCAACGTTTCCCAGGCCTCCCTCAAACGGCCTTAGATATGAGCAAAATCCAATACAACAAG GATGTTGGCAAAGCCATTCTGGAGAGCTACTCTAGAGTGCTGGAGAGCTTGGCATTTAACATGGTAGCACGCATCGACGACGTGCTCTACGTAGATGACTTGACAAAACACTCTGGACAGTTCACATCTCACACAAAAGTTGgtgtaattactcacaagaataTTTCAGTGCCATGCTCAATGCCTGTCCCAGGCACCCCATACAAATCAGCCTTCGGCTCGCCAAGCCTCTCTCCAGCGCAAGGGATCAGTTCTTTAAGGGGAGGGAAATCGCCACTCCTtcccagcagcagcagcagcaatacCAACAGTCCTCATAGAAGAGTAGGGGTGAAGAAATCTTTGACTGATTTTCTTAGCATTGACACAAAAGGAAAAGGGTATGAGAGTTCAAATGAGAAAGTAGCAAGCGATGAAGTGGCAGCATTTGAAACAGATGTGGAGTCAAGTGATTTCACTGAAGAAGCAGTTAGCCCAAATATGCTGCAGAAGGCATGGTTAGAGTGa